AACATGGCCGCCGTCGCCGTCATGGACGCGCAGTCCCGTGGTCGCAGCACCGCCGAGAGCGGGTTCGGTCCGGGAGTGCCGCGCGTGCCGCGCGAGGCCGGCATCCTCTAACTCGCACTCTCCGTCATGGCCACGCTCACCCAGCCACACCGCGACGCGTCCGACGACGCCGTCAACGCGTCGAGGTCGCTCGCCGCGCTCGGCATCACGCCCGCCGGCGCGGTGCACTGGAACCTCGTCGCGCCGCAGCTCGTGCAGGCCGCCGTGCGGCGCGGCGAGGGCGAGCTCGCGGACATGGGCCCGTTCGTGGGCGTGACGTCGCCCCACACCGGCCGCTCGCCGAATGACAAATTCGTGGTGCGCGAGCCGTCGAGCGAGGCGGACGTAGATTGGGGCAAGGTGAACCAGCCGCTCGACGAGGCGCACTTCGACGCGCTGCTCGCCGACGTGCAACGCTACCTGAGCGATCTGCCCGAGCTATTCGTGCAGGACCTGTACTGTGGCGCCGACCCCGCGCACCAGCTCAAGGTGCGCTACGTGCTGCCCAACGCGTGGCACGCGCAGTTCGTGCGGAACATGTTCATCCGCCCGGACGACGCGCAGTTGCACGGGTTCGAGGCGAACTTCACGGTGCTGCACGCGCCGGAGTTCCACGCCGACCCCGCGAAGCACGGCACGCGCACCGGCACGTTCATCGTCGTGCACATCGGCAAGCGCATGATCCTCATCGGCGGCACGCGCTACGCCGGTGAGCTGAAGAAGTCGATGTTCACGATCATGAACTACCTCATGCCGAAGCAGGGCGTGCTCTCGATGCATTGCTCGGCCAACGTCGGCGAGTCGGGCGACACGGCGCTCTTCTTCGGTCTCTCCGGCACCGGCAAGACGACGCTCTCCGCCGACCCGCATCGCGCGCTCATCGGCGACGACGAGCACGGATGGGCCGAGCACGGCGTCTTCAACTACGAGGGCGGCTGCTACGCGAAGGTGATCCACCTCTCCCCCGAGGGAGAGCCCGACATCTACGCCACGACGCAGATGTTCGGCACGGTGCTCGAGAACGTGGTGCTCGACGAGAAGAAGCGCGTGAGGTTCGACGACCAGTCGATCACCGAGAACACGCGCGCGAGCTACCCGATCCACTACATCCGCAACCACGTCCCGAGCGGGCGCGCCGGGCACCCGAAGCACGTCGTGTTCCTCACGGCGGACGCGTTCGGCGTGCTGCCGCCGATCGCGAAGCTCACGCCCGAGCAGGCGATGTACTACTTCCTCTCGGGCTACACGGCGAAGGTCGCCGGCACGGAGCGCGGCGTGACGGAGCCGCAGG
This DNA window, taken from Gemmatirosa kalamazoonensis, encodes the following:
- the pckA gene encoding phosphoenolpyruvate carboxykinase (ATP); protein product: MATLTQPHRDASDDAVNASRSLAALGITPAGAVHWNLVAPQLVQAAVRRGEGELADMGPFVGVTSPHTGRSPNDKFVVREPSSEADVDWGKVNQPLDEAHFDALLADVQRYLSDLPELFVQDLYCGADPAHQLKVRYVLPNAWHAQFVRNMFIRPDDAQLHGFEANFTVLHAPEFHADPAKHGTRTGTFIVVHIGKRMILIGGTRYAGELKKSMFTIMNYLMPKQGVLSMHCSANVGESGDTALFFGLSGTGKTTLSADPHRALIGDDEHGWAEHGVFNYEGGCYAKVIHLSPEGEPDIYATTQMFGTVLENVVLDEKKRVRFDDQSITENTRASYPIHYIRNHVPSGRAGHPKHVVFLTADAFGVLPPIAKLTPEQAMYYFLSGYTAKVAGTERGVTEPQATFSACFGAVFLVWHPTKYAEMLGEKLREHGSQVWLVNTGWSGGAYGVGKRMKLAYTRAMVRAAIAGQLDGAPTETDPVFGLAVPTAVPGVPAEVLRARDTWADAAAYDAQARKLAEMFAKNIAKFGDAVPQSIRDAGPRG